The proteins below come from a single Sander lucioperca isolate FBNREF2018 chromosome 20, SLUC_FBN_1.2, whole genome shotgun sequence genomic window:
- the nudt5 gene encoding ADP-sugar pyrophosphatase: MSNSEEPKVTSAPHIVKEELMAAGKWLILEKTTYVDRAGKTRTWETVKRTTRQTNTQTDGVGIIALLKRTLHKDCVVMVKQFRPPLGCHTLEFPAGLIDEGETAEAAALRELKEETGYKGEVVGVTPVTCLDPGLSNCTTQIIMVNINGDEGENINPKQELGDGEFVEVILLPLDEFQKKIDDLMKKEKIVVDAKVYIFAMGMVQAFFKPRELPVLKQ; the protein is encoded by the exons ATGAGCAACTCCGAAGAACCCAAAGTGACTTCTGCTCCACACATAGTGAAAGAAGAG CTCATGGCAGCAGGAAAGTGGCTGATACTGGAGAAGACTACATACGTGGaccgagctggaaaaaccag AACCTGGGAGACCGTGAAAAGGACGACGAGGCAaaccaacacacaaacagacg GCGTTGGTATTATCGCCCTGCTGAAGCGGACCCTCCATAAAGACTGCGTAGTGATGGTGAAGCAGTTTCGTCCTCCTTTGGGATGCCACACTCTGGAGTTTCCTGCAG GGTTGATTGACGAGGGGGAAACTGCAGAGGCTGCCGCACTCAGGGAGCTAAAAGAAGAAACCGGCTACAAAGGGGAGGTAGTAGGAGTCACTCCAG TGACCTGTCTGGACCCCGGTCTGTCTAACTGCACCACCCAGATCATCATGGTCAACATCAACGGAGATGAAGGGGAGAACATCAACCCAAAACAAGAGCTCG GTGATGGAG AATTTGTTGAAGTCATTCTTTTACCACTTGATGAATTCCAGAAGAAAATAGATG ATCTgatgaagaaagaaaagatCGTGGTGGATGCTAAAGTCTACATCTTTGCCATGGGGATGGTCCAGGCCTTCTTTAAGCCAAGGGAGCTCCCCGTCCTGAAGCAGTGA